A genomic region of Methanofollis fontis contains the following coding sequences:
- a CDS encoding DUF1894 domain-containing protein, whose translation MGCVESLKYEVLLRHCSFREYREYIRKNYPENYDVMPGYRIFDLALIGVPPIPIGVDGDHVIFPYTKPCHGTFVLRVEGKEEIERLKRMKK comes from the coding sequence ATGGGATGTGTAGAGTCCCTGAAGTACGAGGTTCTCCTGAGACACTGTAGTTTCAGGGAGTACAGGGAATATATTCGGAAAAATTACCCCGAGAATTATGATGTGATGCCGGGTTACCGTATCTTCGATCTGGCGCTGATCGGTGTACCGCCCATCCCCATCGGTGTTGACGGCGATCATGTGATCTTTCCCTATACAAAACCCTGTCACGGCACGTTCGTTCTCAGGGTCGAGGGGAAAGAGGAGATCGAGCGGTTGAAGAGGATGAAGAAGTGA
- a CDS encoding ubiquitin-like small modifier protein 1 has translation MRAFATFRKVLSVEQDVDLPDGSTVGDLVVMLTVAHAGLTDALFSAPGVLRDHVNILRNGRNIHFEEGLGTLLRNNDVVALFPPVGGG, from the coding sequence GTGCGGGCGTTTGCCACGTTCAGGAAGGTCCTCAGTGTGGAACAGGACGTGGACCTGCCGGACGGTTCCACGGTCGGCGATCTGGTTGTTATGCTGACCGTTGCACATGCGGGCCTCACTGATGCACTGTTTTCTGCACCCGGTGTGTTGAGAGATCATGTAAACATTCTCAGGAACGGAAGAAACATTCATTTTGAAGAAGGACTCGGCACGCTTCTGAGAAACAATGATGTCGTCGCCCTCTTCCCACCTGTCGGTGGAGGATGA